One stretch of Brevibacillus laterosporus DNA includes these proteins:
- a CDS encoding cysteine--tRNA ligase has product MSIRLYNTMSREKEAFIPLEEGKVKMYVCGPTVYNYIHIGNARPAIVFDTLRRYLSYKGYKVTFVQNITDVDDKLIRKANEEETTVAELADRYTAAYNQDLQGVNVLPPDIQPRVMNTIPEIISFIEGLIEKGFAYESAGDVYFRTNRFEEYGKLSHQPLDDLQVGARIEVSEKKEGPLDFALWKAAKPQEISWDSPWGAGRPGWHIECSAMALRFLGESIDIHAGGTDLTFPHHENEIAQSECFTGKPFARYWMHNAMLNIDNEKMSKSLGNFLLARDLIAKYSGQLIRFFMLSGHYRSPINFSDEMLEQATNGLDRIKNAYVNLGHRLNTARVEEPNGIAQEQAQLIESLRQRFEEEMNDDLNTANGITVLFDISKEANLYTRHENVGATEIKAYRQLLEELTAVLGLILQEEATLLDEEIELLIVERTEARKARNFARSDEIRDQLQEMGIILEDTPQGIRWRRK; this is encoded by the coding sequence ATGAGCATACGCTTATATAACACCATGTCACGCGAAAAAGAAGCCTTTATCCCGTTGGAGGAAGGCAAAGTGAAAATGTATGTCTGCGGTCCAACGGTTTATAATTATATTCATATAGGAAATGCCCGTCCTGCAATTGTGTTTGATACATTACGCCGCTATTTATCGTATAAAGGCTATAAGGTTACTTTTGTACAAAATATTACTGATGTAGATGACAAGTTGATTCGTAAAGCAAATGAGGAAGAAACAACCGTGGCAGAATTGGCGGATCGTTATACAGCAGCCTATAATCAGGACCTGCAAGGGGTAAATGTCCTGCCGCCTGATATCCAGCCGCGGGTTATGAATACCATTCCTGAGATCATCTCCTTTATTGAGGGGCTTATTGAAAAAGGATTTGCTTACGAGAGTGCGGGTGATGTTTATTTCCGTACCAATCGCTTTGAAGAGTACGGTAAACTTTCTCATCAGCCATTGGATGATTTGCAAGTGGGGGCACGTATTGAAGTAAGTGAAAAGAAAGAGGGACCACTTGATTTTGCTCTTTGGAAAGCAGCTAAGCCCCAAGAAATTTCTTGGGATAGTCCTTGGGGAGCAGGGCGTCCAGGCTGGCATATTGAGTGCTCCGCAATGGCTCTTCGTTTCTTAGGTGAGTCCATTGATATTCATGCAGGTGGAACAGATCTTACTTTCCCCCATCATGAAAATGAAATTGCACAATCAGAGTGCTTTACAGGAAAACCATTTGCACGCTACTGGATGCATAATGCTATGCTTAACATCGACAACGAAAAGATGTCGAAGTCCTTGGGCAATTTTCTGTTAGCACGTGATTTGATTGCAAAATACAGTGGTCAACTTATTCGTTTTTTCATGTTAAGTGGACATTATCGCAGTCCAATTAATTTTAGTGATGAAATGCTAGAACAAGCTACTAATGGGTTAGATCGTATCAAAAATGCTTATGTGAATCTGGGGCATCGTTTGAATACAGCACGAGTGGAAGAGCCAAATGGCATAGCGCAGGAACAAGCGCAATTAATTGAAAGTTTGCGTCAGCGTTTTGAAGAAGAGATGAATGATGATTTAAATACAGCCAATGGAATTACGGTGTTGTTTGATATTTCCAAGGAAGCCAACCTATATACACGCCATGAAAACGTAGGAGCTACGGAAATCAAGGCTTATCGTCAGCTACTAGAAGAGCTAACCGCTGTATTGGGTTTGATTTTACAAGAAGAGGCTACTTTATTAGATGAAGAGATTGAGCTTTTAATAGTAGAACGTACCGAAGCTCGCAAGGCTCGAAATTTTGCCCGTTCTGATGAAATCCGCGATCAACTACAAGAGATGGGAATTATCCTTGAAGATACACCACAGGGTATCCGTTGGCGTCGAAAATAA
- a CDS encoding ribonuclease III, whose product MMIERETLARDPKLTNPLVLAFLGDATYAHYVRYHLITKGIAKPNLLHKTANRYVAAKAQATILHHLMPSLTEEEMAQVKRGRNAKSGSSAKNADIVDYRHATAFEALIGYLYLNGEDERLQEIIQKAFAIVEGD is encoded by the coding sequence ATGATGATAGAAAGAGAAACACTAGCTCGCGATCCTAAACTTACTAATCCGCTAGTGCTCGCCTTTTTAGGGGATGCTACGTATGCTCATTACGTACGCTACCATTTGATAACGAAAGGGATTGCAAAACCGAATTTACTGCATAAAACGGCAAATCGATATGTGGCTGCGAAAGCACAAGCAACAATCTTGCACCATCTAATGCCCTCTTTAACTGAAGAGGAGATGGCACAAGTGAAGCGTGGAAGAAATGCCAAATCTGGATCAAGTGCCAAGAATGCTGACATTGTCGATTATCGGCATGCAACAGCTTTCGAGGCCTTGATCGGCTATTTATATTTGAATGGTGAAGACGAGCGATTGCAAGAGATTATTCAAAAAGCGTTTGCAATCGTGGAAGGAGATTAA
- the rlmB gene encoding 23S rRNA (guanosine(2251)-2'-O)-methyltransferase RlmB translates to MNEEWILGKNPVIEALRSGRTINKIWMAEGANKNQMGPIFTLAKDLGVVITTANRKKLDQLVSSDNHQGVVASVAAYDYVEIDDILAKAEEKNEVPFVIILDELEDPHNLGSILRTADAVGAHGVIIPKRRSVSLTATVAKASAGAIEYVPVARVTNIVRAMEELKEKGFWIAGTDAAGKQDFREGDYTMPFALVIGSEGKGMSRLVRENCDFLYRLPMVGQVTSLNASVAAAILMYEVYRGRNPLLTRGK, encoded by the coding sequence ATGAATGAAGAGTGGATTTTGGGTAAAAACCCTGTTATCGAGGCCTTGCGCTCGGGGCGTACTATTAATAAAATCTGGATGGCAGAGGGTGCTAATAAAAACCAGATGGGGCCTATCTTTACGCTTGCAAAGGATCTTGGAGTAGTTATTACCACAGCCAACCGTAAAAAGTTAGATCAACTAGTTAGCTCGGATAACCATCAAGGGGTCGTTGCTTCGGTAGCAGCGTACGACTATGTGGAAATAGATGATATTTTAGCTAAGGCAGAAGAGAAAAATGAAGTGCCTTTTGTGATTATTCTAGACGAGCTAGAAGACCCACATAATCTAGGCTCCATTCTGCGTACTGCTGATGCAGTTGGAGCGCATGGAGTCATTATACCAAAACGTCGATCTGTTTCTCTTACAGCGACAGTTGCTAAAGCCTCTGCTGGTGCTATTGAGTATGTACCAGTTGCTCGTGTGACTAACATTGTACGTGCGATGGAGGAATTAAAGGAAAAAGGCTTCTGGATTGCTGGTACGGATGCGGCAGGTAAGCAAGATTTCCGAGAAGGAGATTACACCATGCCGTTTGCACTGGTGATCGGTAGTGAAGGAAAGGGCATGAGTCGTCTTGTGCGAGAGAACTGCGATTTCCTTTACCGCTTGCCGATGGTTGGACAAGTTACTTCGCTCAATGCTTCTGTTGCTGCGGCTATTCTAATGTATGAGGTATATCGAGGACGAAACCCACTCTTAACTAGAGGAAAATGA
- a CDS encoding NYN domain-containing protein, which translates to MAKRKSKQLLIVDGYNIIGAWPQLRVLKDQDQMDEARDLLISQLAEYQSYSGIRVIVVFDAYKIPGIGRKQEDFKIEVYFTKKKETADEKIERLVHEFFEKNRQIYVATSDYTSQRVIFGQGALRKSARELLLEVVNANKEIDQTVKKTNEEQYFSRIPLSDEIAKIFEKWRRE; encoded by the coding sequence ATGGCTAAAAGAAAGAGCAAACAGCTGCTCATTGTAGATGGCTATAACATTATTGGGGCATGGCCACAGTTGCGCGTCTTGAAGGATCAGGATCAGATGGATGAGGCGCGCGACCTCCTCATTTCCCAATTAGCTGAATACCAAAGCTACTCAGGAATAAGGGTCATTGTAGTATTTGACGCCTATAAAATTCCTGGAATCGGAAGAAAACAGGAAGATTTTAAGATTGAGGTTTATTTTACGAAGAAAAAAGAGACAGCTGACGAAAAAATAGAGAGGCTAGTTCACGAGTTTTTCGAGAAAAATCGACAAATTTATGTAGCAACATCCGACTATACTTCTCAGCGGGTCATCTTTGGGCAAGGAGCTCTGCGAAAATCGGCAAGAGAGCTGTTGCTAGAAGTGGTGAACGCCAACAAGGAAATCGACCAAACCGTAAAAAAAACAAATGAAGAACAGTATTTTTCACGGATTCCGTTAAGTGATGAAATAGCGAAAATCTTCGAAAAATGGAGAAGAGAGTAA
- the sigH gene encoding RNA polymerase sporulation sigma factor SigH, whose protein sequence is MSVDLKELKHTQYDLMSDEEVVELVRENDAEALEYLINKYKNFVRAKARSYFLIGADREDIVQEGMIGLYKSIRDFRGDKLTSFKAFAELCITRQIITAIKTATRQKHIPLNSYVSLDKPIYDEDSDRTLLDVICGTKVTDPEELFINREEFDDIEGKMSEILSDLERQVLMLYLDGRSYQQIAVELDRHVKSIDNALQRVKRKLERYLEGREVHL, encoded by the coding sequence GTGAGTGTTGACCTCAAGGAGTTAAAACATACTCAATATGATCTGATGTCCGACGAAGAAGTAGTAGAGTTAGTACGAGAGAACGATGCTGAGGCCCTAGAATACCTGATCAATAAGTACAAAAATTTCGTACGGGCCAAAGCTCGTTCTTATTTTTTGATCGGGGCGGACCGTGAAGATATTGTACAGGAAGGCATGATTGGCCTGTACAAGTCCATACGGGATTTTAGAGGGGACAAGCTCACTTCGTTTAAGGCATTTGCTGAGTTATGCATTACCCGTCAGATCATTACTGCGATTAAGACGGCAACAAGGCAGAAGCACATACCTCTTAACTCTTACGTATCGTTGGACAAGCCCATTTATGATGAGGATTCGGATCGAACTTTGCTTGACGTGATTTGTGGAACAAAGGTAACAGATCCTGAAGAGTTGTTTATTAATCGAGAAGAATTTGACGACATTGAAGGAAAGATGAGTGAAATTCTTAGCGATTTGGAACGTCAGGTACTGATGCTTTATCTAGATGGACGTTCCTATCAACAGATCGCGGTCGAATTGGATCGCCATGTAAAATCCATCGACAATGCTTTGCAACGAGTGAAACGAAAATTGGAACGATATTTAGAAGGTAGAGAAGTGCACCTGTAA
- the rpmG gene encoding 50S ribosomal protein L33 produces MRVNITLACTDCGDRNYISTKNKRTNPERIEKKKYCSRDKKHTVHRETK; encoded by the coding sequence ATGCGAGTAAACATTACATTGGCGTGCACCGATTGCGGTGATCGTAACTATATCAGCACGAAAAACAAGCGTACGAACCCTGAGCGCATCGAAAAGAAGAAGTATTGCTCCCGCGATAAAAAGCACACAGTTCATCGTGAAACGAAATAA
- the secE gene encoding preprotein translocase subunit SecE, which yields MNIFSRTGSFLKDVVSELKKVRWPNRKELVSYTTVVVLAITFLAVFMFVVDFGISELIGLIIKK from the coding sequence ATGAATATATTTTCCAGAACAGGTTCGTTTTTAAAAGATGTTGTCTCTGAATTGAAAAAAGTCCGCTGGCCGAATCGCAAAGAGCTGGTTAGCTATACAACGGTCGTTGTGCTTGCGATTACGTTCTTGGCGGTATTTATGTTTGTGGTGGACTTTGGAATTTCAGAGCTAATCGGTCTTATTATTAAGAAGTAG
- the nusG gene encoding transcription termination/antitermination protein NusG, giving the protein MEKAWYVVHTYSGYENKVKANLEKRVESMGMEDKIFRVLVPTEEEVENKDGKKRTVTKKVFPGYVLVEMVMTDDSWYVVRNTPGVTGFVGSTGAGSKPTALLPEEADTILKTMGFEAPKVRIDFDLRDMVTVKDGPFTGRDGEIIEILADKQKIRVLLDIFGRETPVELDYTQVEKMD; this is encoded by the coding sequence ATGGAAAAAGCGTGGTATGTCGTTCATACTTACTCTGGGTATGAAAACAAGGTTAAAGCGAATCTGGAAAAACGTGTAGAGTCTATGGGCATGGAAGACAAAATCTTTCGCGTGCTTGTTCCTACTGAAGAAGAAGTAGAGAACAAAGACGGTAAAAAGCGCACAGTTACCAAAAAGGTATTTCCTGGATACGTGCTTGTTGAAATGGTTATGACGGACGATTCATGGTATGTCGTGCGGAATACCCCAGGGGTCACGGGTTTTGTCGGATCCACTGGAGCTGGTTCCAAACCAACAGCGTTGCTTCCTGAAGAAGCGGATACAATTCTCAAAACAATGGGATTTGAAGCGCCGAAAGTTAGGATCGATTTTGATCTTCGCGACATGGTTACCGTAAAGGATGGTCCTTTCACGGGTCGTGACGGGGAAATCATTGAAATTCTGGCCGACAAACAAAAAATTCGCGTGCTATTGGATATTTTCGGTCGCGAGACACCAGTTGAATTAGATTACACACAAGTTGAAAAAATGGATTAA
- the rplK gene encoding 50S ribosomal protein L11, giving the protein MAKKVIRVIKLQIPAGKANPAPPVGPALGQAGVNIMGFCKEFNARTESEAGMIIPVEITVFEDRSFTFITKTPPAAILLKKAAGIESGSGVPNKTKVATLKRDKVRDIAILKQPDLNAASVEAAMRMVEGTARSMGIVIED; this is encoded by the coding sequence GTGGCTAAGAAGGTAATCCGCGTAATTAAACTACAAATTCCAGCAGGTAAGGCAAACCCTGCACCTCCAGTAGGTCCGGCACTCGGTCAAGCTGGGGTTAATATCATGGGTTTCTGTAAAGAATTTAATGCTCGTACAGAAAGCGAAGCAGGAATGATCATTCCAGTAGAAATTACTGTATTTGAAGATCGTTCTTTCACATTCATTACAAAAACTCCACCGGCAGCAATTCTATTGAAAAAAGCAGCGGGAATCGAATCTGGTTCTGGCGTGCCTAACAAGACAAAAGTTGCTACTTTGAAACGTGATAAGGTTCGTGATATCGCGATCTTGAAACAACCGGATCTAAACGCAGCTTCTGTTGAAGCAGCTATGCGTATGGTTGAAGGTACTGCCCGTTCTATGGGTATTGTAATCGAAGACTAA
- a CDS encoding 50S ribosomal protein L1, whose product MPKHGKKYLEATKQIDKTKVYAVSEAIELVKNVASAKFDETVEAAFRLGVDPKRADQQIRGAVVLPHGTGKVQRVLVFARGEKAKEAEAAGADYVGDADMLAKIQGGWFEFDVIVATPDMMGEVGKLGRVLGPKGLMPNPKTGTVTFDVTKAVNEIKAGKIEYRVEKGGIIHAPIGKVSFDAEKLTENLAALTDALNRAKPAAAKGIYMKGVSISSTMGPGVRVDVK is encoded by the coding sequence ATGCCTAAGCATGGTAAAAAATATCTAGAAGCTACAAAGCAGATCGACAAGACGAAAGTGTATGCTGTATCTGAAGCGATCGAGCTAGTGAAAAACGTAGCTTCTGCTAAATTTGATGAGACAGTTGAAGCAGCATTCCGTTTGGGTGTAGACCCTAAACGTGCTGATCAACAAATTCGTGGTGCTGTTGTATTGCCACACGGTACTGGTAAAGTACAACGTGTTCTTGTATTTGCTAGAGGTGAAAAGGCGAAAGAAGCTGAAGCAGCTGGAGCAGATTATGTAGGCGATGCTGACATGCTTGCTAAAATCCAAGGTGGATGGTTTGAGTTCGACGTAATCGTTGCTACTCCAGACATGATGGGTGAAGTAGGTAAATTGGGTCGCGTATTAGGTCCTAAAGGTCTAATGCCAAACCCTAAAACTGGTACTGTAACATTTGATGTTACAAAAGCAGTTAATGAAATCAAAGCTGGTAAGATCGAGTACCGTGTAGAAAAAGGTGGTATCATCCACGCTCCTATCGGTAAAGTATCTTTCGATGCTGAAAAACTAACTGAAAACCTTGCAGCTCTGACAGATGCTCTTAACCGTGCAAAACCAGCAGCAGCTAAAGGTATTTACATGAAAGGCGTTTCTATCAGTTCCACTATGGGTCCTGGTGTACGCGTTGATGTAAAATAA
- a CDS encoding 50S ribosomal protein L10 yields MAEIRPTVIREEKAQVISEIATKLRESQTTVVADYRGLTVAQVTELRKQLREAGIEFKVYKNTLSRLATAQENLSELDQYLLGPNVIAFSKGDVIAPAKIIADFAKKNEALEIKGGVIEGKVVGAEEIKALAALPSREGLLSMLLSVLQAPVRNFALAVKAVSEQKEGQGA; encoded by the coding sequence ATGGCAGAAATTCGTCCAACTGTTATCCGTGAAGAGAAAGCACAAGTAATCAGCGAAATCGCTACTAAGTTGCGTGAAAGTCAAACAACAGTAGTAGCTGACTATCGTGGTCTTACAGTTGCTCAGGTAACTGAACTTCGTAAACAATTGCGTGAAGCTGGCATTGAATTTAAAGTATATAAAAATACTTTGTCTCGTTTAGCTACAGCTCAAGAAAACTTGAGCGAATTGGACCAATACCTATTGGGACCAAACGTAATTGCTTTCTCTAAAGGTGACGTAATTGCTCCTGCGAAGATCATTGCTGACTTCGCAAAGAAAAATGAAGCACTTGAAATCAAAGGTGGAGTTATCGAAGGTAAAGTAGTAGGCGCTGAAGAAATCAAAGCACTTGCTGCACTACCATCTCGCGAAGGCTTGTTGTCCATGCTTCTCAGCGTGCTACAAGCACCAGTTCGCAACTTCGCGCTTGCGGTTAAAGCTGTTTCCGAACAAAAAGAAGGCCAAGGCGCCTAA
- a CDS encoding 50S ribosomal protein L7/L12: protein MNHEQILEAIKGMSVLELNDLVKAIEEEFGVTAAAPVAVMAGGAEAAAEQTEFTVNLVSGGASKINVIKVVREITGLGLKEAKDLVDNAPKALKEGVSKDEAEAVKAKLEEAGAVVEVK from the coding sequence ATGAATCACGAACAAATTTTAGAAGCTATCAAAGGTATGTCCGTTCTTGAATTGAACGATCTAGTAAAAGCAATCGAAGAAGAATTTGGTGTAACTGCTGCAGCTCCTGTAGCTGTTATGGCTGGTGGCGCTGAAGCAGCTGCTGAGCAAACTGAGTTCACTGTTAACCTAGTTAGCGGCGGAGCTTCCAAAATCAACGTAATCAAAGTTGTTCGCGAAATCACAGGTCTTGGCCTGAAAGAAGCGAAAGACTTGGTTGATAACGCTCCTAAAGCACTTAAAGAAGGCGTTTCTAAAGACGAAGCTGAAGCTGTTAAAGCTAAGCTTGAAGAAGCTGGTGCAGTTGTAGAAGTTAAGTAA
- a CDS encoding class I SAM-dependent methyltransferase: MSDHYYTNRPQSAHEEAEFNFELLGKTYHFTTDSGVFSRERIDFGSVLLVETMQFSEQARVLDVGCGYGPIGFAAASIANKGLVTMIDINERAVALAKRNAERNGVSNVEIMASDLYEQVEDREFDVILTNPPIRAGKETVHRIFAEGYKLLAPNGEMWVVIQKKQGAPSAIKKMEEDFREVETVEKSKGYFIIRARK, translated from the coding sequence ATGAGTGATCATTATTACACAAACCGACCACAATCGGCACATGAGGAAGCTGAATTTAACTTTGAGCTGCTTGGAAAAACCTATCACTTTACAACCGATAGTGGTGTTTTTTCACGAGAACGAATTGATTTTGGGAGCGTACTATTAGTAGAAACCATGCAGTTTTCGGAACAGGCGCGCGTTCTTGATGTAGGCTGTGGTTACGGTCCGATAGGGTTTGCGGCTGCATCAATAGCTAACAAGGGACTTGTTACTATGATTGACATAAATGAACGGGCAGTAGCACTTGCGAAACGGAATGCAGAGCGAAATGGTGTTTCCAATGTGGAGATTATGGCCAGTGACCTTTACGAACAAGTAGAGGATAGAGAGTTTGATGTTATCTTAACCAATCCTCCTATCCGAGCTGGAAAAGAGACAGTGCACCGTATTTTCGCAGAAGGCTATAAGCTTTTAGCGCCTAATGGTGAAATGTGGGTTGTCATTCAAAAAAAGCAAGGAGCACCTTCTGCTATTAAAAAAATGGAAGAAGATTTTCGAGAGGTAGAAACTGTCGAAAAAAGCAAGGGTTATTTTATCATTCGAGCAAGAAAATAG